The genomic region AATGCGAAAAGCTGTTTAAACGTCGCGGGTACTGGGGATATAAATGTGCACAACTATGTGTATAACTTATTCCTCCTGTGGATGGACCGCTGCATTATGCAGTGCTGTGCACTTTCAGATGTGAATAAAAATGTGGTTAAGTCCATTTCCCGTCATCTCCATTAAAATGGAACCTGTGTTCGCAATAGGTTTATATCTCTTCCAGCTGTTCCTCCAATGCAGCCCATTCGATCATCAGTTCATCGAGCTGTGCCTTCTGGGCATTCAGCTGCTCATTGTACTCTGAAGCCTTCTCATAGTCCCCGTAAACTTCAGGTTCGGCAAGTTTTTGTTCGGTCGCTGCAATTTCCTCTTCGAGCGCCTGGATGCGTTCTTCCATCCTGCTTGTGCTGCGCTTCAGCTTCTGCATCTCGTTCCTTTTCTGCTTCTGCTGTTCATAATCCGTGCCGTTCGGCCCTTTGTCCTCCTGCTTCTCCACTTGGATTGCGAGGGAAGCCTGTTCTTCCTTCTTATGACGATAGTAGCTATAGTCCCCGTTGTAGGTCTGGAGATGCTGAAGATCCATCTCCACTATCTTGGTGGCGATGCGGTCGATGAAATACCGATCATGGGAGACGAATAGTATGGTGCCGGGGAAGTTCTGGAGCGCCTCCTCCAGCACTTCCTTGCTGTCGATGTCCAGGTGGTTGGTGGGCTCGTCAAGAATGAGCAGGTTATTCTTCTCAAGCATCAGTTTAGCCAGCTGGATGCGGGCTTTTTCCCCACCGCTCAGATCGTTGACACTCTTCATCACTTCATCCTGCGTAAACAGGAAACGCCCCAGCACTTTGCGGACATCACTTTCATTCATGTTCGGATATTCATGCCACAGTTCTTCGAGGACATTCCTGTTGGAGGTGAATTCGGCCTGCTTCTGGTCATAGTAGCCGATGGAGACATTCGTGCCGTAGATGATTTCTCCCGCATGACGGGGCAGTTTCTTCGCAATGGTTTTGACGAGCGTGGATTTTCCGATACCATTCGGACCGATGATCGCCAGACGGTCCCCCTTATCGACGTTCAGGGTGATGCCGCTGTTCAGCGTCTCTTCATATCCGATGTCGAGGCTCTTGATACGGAGGACATCGTTTCCACTCTCCCTTTTTATATCGAAGGAGAAACGTGCACTTTTTCTGTCGATCTGCGGCGTATCCATCCGGTCCATCTGCTCAAGCTTCTTGCGGCGGCTTTTTGCCATATTGCTCGTCGAAGCCCGTGCGATGTTCTTTTCGACGAAGGTTTCGAGCTGTTTGATCTCCTTCTGCTGATGTTCGTAGGCTTTCATGCGAAGGCTGTAGTTCTTTTCCTTTTCCTTCACGTACTTTGTATAGTTCGAGTGATAGAGTGTCCCACGGTTCATCTCCACTTCAAAGATCTTATCGACCGTGCGGTCGAGGAAGTAGCGGTCATGGCTGATGATTGCGATTGCACCTGTAAAACTGTTCAGGTACTGTTCAAGCCAAGCCACGGTGTCCATGTCCAGGTGGTTGGTCGGTTCATCGAGAAGGAGCAGGTCCGGCTTTGACAGCAGCATCTGGCCCAGGGCGAGGCGTGTCTTCTGGCCGCCCGAGAATGCATCGACGTTGCGGTCGAGGTCGTCCTTGGTGAAATTGAGTCCGGTGATGACCGTCTTGATCTGTGCATCGATCGTGTACCCTCCCTGGGACTCGAATGAATTCTGCAGGGTATCATAACGTTCCACCTGCTCGCTGTAGGCAGGATCGTCGTAGTCATGTTCTGCCAGCCAAGTCGTTACTTTCTGCATCTCCTCCTGGATGTGGAGCAGGTGCGAGAACGGCCGCATCATTTCATCCTGCACAGTCTGGGAGGATTCCAGTGTCATCTGCTGGGTCAGGTAGCCGATGGAGATGCCTTTCGGAGTGGTGATCTGCCCCTCATCAAGCCCAAGTTCGCCTGCCATCATTTTCATGAGCGTGGTCTTTCCGGCACCGTTCTTCCCCACGATGCCGACGGTTTCGCCCTTTTTTATTTCAAGATTTATATTTTCAAAAATCATGTCTGTACCGAATGATTTCTTTACATTTCCCAACTGCATCACTATCATATTCATTACCTCACTTTCTTCAAGTCTACAATAAATAAATAAAAAAAACGATGAAATTAAACGACGTTGACTACACTATGAAAATCGAGATATGCTATAATATATCAACAGAGTGTAATAAACGAGGTGTGGGACATTTGAACAGTAAAAAGAAAATCCCAAATGCAACTATGAAACGTCTCCCTTTATACTATAGATTTTTTAAGAACGCTGAAAAATCCGGTGTGGACAGAGTCTCATCCAGAGAGATCAGTGAGGCATTGGATATTGACTCTGCCACTATAAGGCGAGACTTCTCCTATTTTGGGGAGCTTGGTAGAAAAGGGTACGGCTACAATGTCAAAAGCCTTCTGAACTTCTTCATGGAACACATCCAGGGGAATGAAGTGAAGAATGTTGCGATCATTGGTGCCGGCAATCTGGGCAGCGCGTTATTAAACTACAAATTCAGTAATATAAATGATAGAATGAACGTAGTTGCCGCCTTTGACAGCAATGATGAAATTGTTGGAACATCCATCAACGATACATTAGTATATCATCCAGATGAACTTGAAGATATGGTCAGTAGACATAACATAGACGTTGCGATACTCACCCTGCCGGCAGAGGTCAGCCAGGCGATGGCTGAACGGCTTGTAGATGCGGGCATCAAGGGTATACTCAACTTCACGCCTATCAGATTGGACGTAAATGATGGAATCTATGTACACAATATAGATTTGAGTGTTGAATTGCAGGCGCTATTCTTTTATATGAAACATATCTAGGAGGGGTAATATGCTTGAAATGTTTATGCCGGGGACACTTATGGCAGTAGGGCCGACAAGTATGATTGTAATCGCTGTGGTAGCATTGATCATATTCGGACCCAAGAAGCTTCCTCAGTTCGGACGCGCAATGGGCTCCACTTTAAAGGAATTTAAAGACGCAACCAAGGGCCTTGCTACGGATGATGATGACGAAGAAGAACTCGAGAGAAAAAAGCAGCCGAAGAAAATTGAAGCGGTTGAAGTTGAAAAAGCTGAAGAAACAAAAGTATAAAGATTTGGAGGTGGCGAAAGCCACCTTTTTTTAAAGAGTTTAAAGAGGTGAAAAGTAAGATGACAGACTCGGAAAAAAAAGAATTTACCGAGCACCTGGAAGAGTTGAGGAAGCGTCTGCTCATTGTCATGTATTTCTTTGTCGGCGCGTTGATTATAGGGTTTTTCCTCTCCAAGCCACTGATATACCAGATGCAGAATGCCCCATGGGCAGAGTCGATCCAAATGCACGCATTCCAGGTCACGGACCCGTTGAAGATCTATCTGCTCGTGATCGTCATAATCGGTCTTGTAGTGGTGTTGCCGGTCATCATGTATCAGCTTTGGGCATTTGTGGCACCGGGGTTGTATGGCAATGAACGGAAGTTGACGCTGAGCTACATCCCGATCGTCATGATCCTCATGCTGATCGGCATGGCTTTCGGCTACTTCGTTCTCGTACCCT from Salinicoccus sp. RF5 harbors:
- a CDS encoding ABC-F family ATP-binding cassette domain-containing protein, whose protein sequence is MIVMQLGNVKKSFGTDMIFENINLEIKKGETVGIVGKNGAGKTTLMKMMAGELGLDEGQITTPKGISIGYLTQQMTLESSQTVQDEMMRPFSHLLHIQEEMQKVTTWLAEHDYDDPAYSEQVERYDTLQNSFESQGGYTIDAQIKTVITGLNFTKDDLDRNVDAFSGGQKTRLALGQMLLSKPDLLLLDEPTNHLDMDTVAWLEQYLNSFTGAIAIISHDRYFLDRTVDKIFEVEMNRGTLYHSNYTKYVKEKEKNYSLRMKAYEHQQKEIKQLETFVEKNIARASTSNMAKSRRKKLEQMDRMDTPQIDRKSARFSFDIKRESGNDVLRIKSLDIGYEETLNSGITLNVDKGDRLAIIGPNGIGKSTLVKTIAKKLPRHAGEIIYGTNVSIGYYDQKQAEFTSNRNVLEELWHEYPNMNESDVRKVLGRFLFTQDEVMKSVNDLSGGEKARIQLAKLMLEKNNLLILDEPTNHLDIDSKEVLEEALQNFPGTILFVSHDRYFIDRIATKIVEMDLQHLQTYNGDYSYYRHKKEEQASLAIQVEKQEDKGPNGTDYEQQKQKRNEMQKLKRSTSRMEERIQALEEEIAATEQKLAEPEVYGDYEKASEYNEQLNAQKAQLDELMIEWAALEEQLEEI
- a CDS encoding redox-sensing transcriptional repressor Rex, whose product is MNSKKKIPNATMKRLPLYYRFFKNAEKSGVDRVSSREISEALDIDSATIRRDFSYFGELGRKGYGYNVKSLLNFFMEHIQGNEVKNVAIIGAGNLGSALLNYKFSNINDRMNVVAAFDSNDEIVGTSINDTLVYHPDELEDMVSRHNIDVAILTLPAEVSQAMAERLVDAGIKGILNFTPIRLDVNDGIYVHNIDLSVELQALFFYMKHI
- a CDS encoding twin-arginine translocase TatA/TatE family subunit — its product is MLEMFMPGTLMAVGPTSMIVIAVVALIIFGPKKLPQFGRAMGSTLKEFKDATKGLATDDDDEEELERKKQPKKIEAVEVEKAEETKV
- the tatC gene encoding twin-arginine translocase subunit TatC, whose protein sequence is MTDSEKKEFTEHLEELRKRLLIVMYFFVGALIIGFFLSKPLIYQMQNAPWAESIQMHAFQVTDPLKIYLLVIVIIGLVVVLPVIMYQLWAFVAPGLYGNERKLTLSYIPIVMILMLIGMAFGYFVLVPYIIQFTFDLSEDMGIETTIGINQYFGFLFRTVLPFGVIFQMPILVLFLTQLGLLTPMFLKKNRKYAYFILLVIAALIAPPDLMTHIMLTIPMIVLYEISIYISKIGYRRHLKAEQKAIEESLDSD